From the Streptomyces syringium genome, one window contains:
- the dnaG gene encoding DNA primase translates to MAGRINDDDVKAVRDAVPIDAVVSEYLQLRNAGGGNLKGLCPFHDEKSPSFQVSPAKGLFYCFGCQEGGDTVDFVMKIDHLSFAETIERLAGLAGITLRYEEGGYTPGRQQGERIRLVEAHKHAAKFYVEQLDSPEAEIGRAFLASRGFDQAAAQHFGVGYSPAGWDHLTRFLRGKGFSDKELILSGLAQDSRNGRPIDRFRGRLMWPIRDITGEVIGFGARKLRDDDNGPKYLNTPETPLYKKSHVLYGIDLAKKDIAKTSRAVVVEGYTDVMACHLAGVTTAIATCGTAFAGDHIKILRRLLMDNSGAEVVFTFDGDAAGQKAALRAFEDDQKFAAETSIAITPGGMDPCELRLAEGDAAVQALVDTRTPLFAFAIRQVVARHNLDTAEGRAAALEAAAPIVANIKNGSIQHEYAVQLAGMLGILDTQFVVRRVGQLARWARERGVRPGEGQGGARQHRAASAAPQQAPARGGPALNLRSPAHRTERELLKLALQRPELVAPAFDAYGEDEFTAPPYVAVRRAIEQAGGVTQAAEDYLARVRDVAPDDTVRAMVTELAVEAIHNKNVDEIYAGVQLVQVRLRAVERRIEEVQGNLVRLGAQAAPEHLTAVQNELWVLEQYGRSLKDRGAAAL, encoded by the coding sequence GTGGCAGGCAGGATCAACGATGACGACGTGAAGGCGGTCCGGGACGCGGTCCCGATCGACGCCGTCGTTTCCGAGTACCTCCAGTTGCGCAACGCGGGCGGCGGAAACCTGAAGGGCCTGTGCCCCTTCCACGACGAGAAGTCCCCGTCGTTCCAGGTCAGCCCCGCCAAGGGACTCTTCTACTGCTTCGGCTGCCAGGAGGGCGGGGACACCGTCGACTTCGTCATGAAGATCGACCACCTCTCCTTCGCCGAGACCATCGAGCGGCTCGCGGGCCTCGCCGGCATCACCCTGCGGTACGAGGAGGGCGGCTACACCCCCGGCCGCCAGCAGGGCGAGCGCATCCGCCTCGTCGAGGCGCACAAGCACGCCGCGAAGTTCTACGTCGAGCAGCTCGACAGCCCCGAGGCCGAGATCGGCCGCGCGTTCCTCGCGAGCCGCGGCTTCGACCAGGCCGCCGCCCAGCACTTCGGCGTCGGCTACAGCCCGGCCGGCTGGGACCACCTCACCCGCTTCCTGCGCGGCAAGGGCTTCAGCGACAAGGAGCTGATCCTCTCCGGCCTCGCCCAGGACAGCCGCAACGGCCGGCCCATCGACCGCTTCCGCGGCCGGCTGATGTGGCCCATCCGCGACATCACCGGCGAGGTCATCGGCTTCGGTGCCCGCAAGCTCCGCGACGACGACAACGGCCCGAAGTACCTCAACACCCCCGAGACCCCGCTCTACAAGAAGTCCCACGTCCTCTACGGCATCGACCTCGCCAAGAAGGACATCGCCAAGACCAGCCGCGCCGTCGTCGTCGAGGGCTACACCGACGTCATGGCCTGCCACCTGGCCGGGGTCACCACCGCCATCGCCACCTGCGGTACCGCGTTCGCGGGCGACCACATCAAGATCCTGCGCCGGCTGCTGATGGACAACTCCGGCGCGGAGGTCGTCTTCACCTTCGACGGCGACGCGGCCGGGCAGAAGGCGGCCCTGCGCGCCTTCGAGGACGACCAGAAGTTCGCCGCCGAGACGTCCATCGCGATCACCCCCGGCGGCATGGACCCCTGCGAGCTGCGGCTCGCCGAGGGCGACGCGGCCGTCCAGGCCCTGGTGGACACCCGCACCCCGCTCTTCGCGTTCGCCATCCGGCAGGTCGTCGCCCGGCACAACCTGGACACCGCCGAGGGCCGGGCCGCGGCCCTGGAAGCCGCCGCGCCCATCGTCGCGAACATCAAGAACGGCTCCATCCAGCACGAGTACGCCGTGCAGCTCGCGGGCATGCTCGGCATCCTCGACACGCAGTTCGTCGTCCGCCGCGTGGGCCAGCTCGCCCGCTGGGCCCGCGAGCGTGGTGTCCGCCCCGGCGAGGGGCAGGGCGGGGCCCGGCAGCACCGTGCCGCGTCCGCCGCCCCCCAGCAGGCCCCCGCGCGCGGCGGCCCCGCCCTGAACCTCCGCAGCCCCGCCCACCGCACGGAGCGCGAGCTGCTGAAGCTCGCCCTCCAGCGCCCGGAGCTGGTCGCCCCCGCCTTCGACGCCTACGGCGAGGACGAATTCACCGCCCCGCCGTACGTCGCCGTGCGCCGCGCCATCGAGCAGGCCGGGGGAGTCACCCAGGCCGCCGAGGACTACCTCGCCCGCGTCCGCGACGTCGCCCCCGACGACACGGTCCGGGCCATGGTCACGGAGCTGGCCGTGGAAGCCATCCACAACAAGAACGTGGACGAGATCTACGCGGGCGTGCAGCTCGTCCAGGTCCGCCTGCGGGCGGTCGAGCGCCGCATCGAGGAAGTCCAGGGCAACCTCGTCCGCCTGGGCGCGCAGGCAGCCCCCGAGCACCTGACCGCCGTGCAGAACGAACTGTGGGTCCTCGAGCAGTACGGCCGCTCCCTCAAGGACCGCGGCGCGGCTGCGCTGTAG
- a CDS encoding GNAT family N-acetyltransferase, with translation MTTSPARTAVVPVAEIFELRRSVLRPGLPAEAAVFAEDAAPGTFHIAAYDERGAVRACVSFFPEALPGEAGDAAYRFRGMASDPAVRGLGYGVAVLRAGLDQAAARGAGLAWCNGRTSARGFYEHQGFTVTGEEFVVESVGPHYLFTIKLPG, from the coding sequence ATGACGACCTCACCGGCCCGTACGGCCGTGGTACCCGTGGCGGAGATCTTCGAGCTGCGCCGGTCGGTGCTGCGGCCGGGCCTGCCCGCGGAGGCCGCCGTCTTCGCGGAGGACGCGGCCCCGGGCACGTTCCACATCGCGGCGTACGACGAGCGGGGGGCGGTACGGGCGTGTGTCAGCTTCTTCCCGGAGGCGCTCCCCGGGGAGGCCGGGGACGCCGCGTACCGTTTCCGGGGCATGGCCAGCGACCCGGCCGTCCGGGGCCTCGGCTACGGCGTCGCCGTCCTGCGGGCCGGGCTGGACCAGGCCGCCGCCCGCGGCGCCGGGCTCGCCTGGTGCAACGGCCGCACCTCCGCCCGGGGCTTCTACGAGCACCAGGGCTTCACCGTCACCGGCGAGGAGTTCGTCGTGGAGTCGGTCGGCCCGCACTACCTCTTCACGATCAAGCTCCCGGGGTGA
- a CDS encoding NAD(P)/FAD-dependent oxidoreductase, with translation MVDAHQTFVIVGGGLAGAKAAETLRAEGFTGRVILICDERDHPYERPPLSKGYLIGKDERESVFVHEPGWYAQADIELHLGLPAVHLDREAKSVRLGDGTRIHYDRLLLATGAEPRRLDIPGTGLAGVHHLRRLAHAELLRGVLASLGRDNGHLVIAGAGWIGLEVAAAARSYGAEVTVVESEPTPLHTVLGPELGQLFTDLHSEHGVRFHFGARLTEITGHDGMVLAARTDDGEEHPAHDVLAAIGAAPRTALAEAAGLALVDRADGGGIAVDASLRTSDPDIFAAGDVAAAEHPWLGTRLRVEHWANALNEGPAAARAMLGQEVSYDRVPYFFSDQYDVGLEYSGYAPPGSYDQVVCRGDVGKREFIAFWLAEGRLLAGMNVNVWDVTDTVQKLIRSGHRLDPNALADPAVPLESLLP, from the coding sequence GTGGTCGACGCACACCAGACGTTCGTCATCGTCGGAGGGGGCCTGGCCGGCGCGAAGGCCGCCGAGACCCTCCGGGCGGAGGGCTTCACCGGGCGGGTGATCCTCATCTGTGACGAGCGCGACCACCCCTACGAGCGGCCGCCGCTCTCCAAGGGCTACCTCATCGGCAAGGACGAGCGCGAGAGCGTCTTCGTCCACGAACCCGGCTGGTACGCCCAGGCCGACATCGAGCTGCACCTCGGCCTGCCCGCCGTCCACCTCGACCGCGAGGCCAAGTCCGTGCGCCTCGGCGACGGCACCCGGATCCACTACGACCGGCTGCTGTTGGCCACCGGTGCCGAACCCCGCCGCCTCGACATCCCCGGCACCGGCCTCGCGGGCGTGCACCACCTGCGCCGCCTCGCCCACGCCGAGCTGCTGCGCGGCGTCCTCGCCTCTCTCGGCCGCGACAACGGCCACCTCGTCATCGCCGGCGCGGGCTGGATCGGCCTCGAAGTCGCCGCCGCGGCCCGCAGTTACGGTGCCGAGGTGACCGTCGTGGAGTCCGAGCCCACCCCGCTGCACACCGTCCTCGGCCCCGAGCTGGGCCAGCTCTTCACCGATCTGCACTCCGAGCACGGCGTCCGCTTCCACTTCGGGGCCCGCCTCACCGAGATCACCGGCCACGACGGCATGGTCCTGGCCGCCCGCACCGACGACGGCGAGGAGCACCCCGCCCACGACGTCCTCGCCGCGATCGGCGCCGCCCCGCGCACCGCCCTCGCCGAAGCCGCCGGCCTCGCCCTCGTCGACCGCGCCGACGGCGGCGGCATCGCCGTCGACGCCTCGCTGCGCACCTCCGACCCCGACATCTTCGCCGCGGGCGACGTCGCGGCCGCCGAGCACCCGTGGCTCGGCACCCGGCTGCGCGTCGAGCACTGGGCCAACGCCCTCAACGAGGGCCCCGCCGCCGCCCGCGCCATGCTGGGCCAGGAGGTGTCCTACGACCGGGTGCCCTACTTCTTCTCCGACCAGTACGACGTGGGCCTGGAGTACTCCGGCTACGCGCCCCCCGGCTCGTACGACCAGGTCGTCTGCCGCGGTGACGTCGGCAAGCGCGAGTTCATCGCCTTCTGGCTGGCGGAGGGCCGGCTGCTCGCCGGGATGAACGTCAATGTGTGGGACGTCACGGACACCGTCCAGAAGCTGATCCGCTCCGGCCACCGGCTCGACCCGAACGCCCTCGCCGACCCGGCCGTCCCCCTGGAGTCACTGCTTCCGTAG
- a CDS encoding deoxyguanosinetriphosphate triphosphohydrolase, with protein MNGTARTATEQPGIAGYDAPDLERWATEPDKRPGRTAFQRDRARVLHSAALRRLAGKTQVVTPGVSGQAWDASPRTRLTHSLECAQVGRELGAALGCDPDLVEVACLAHDLGHPPFGHNGEQALNEVAEACGGFEGNAQSLRLLARLEPKRFVPEKLDGAPTGRLVSVGLNLTRAALDAATKYPWPRGGHPTDPGSRKFGVYADDVPVFEWFRQGAPEHRKSFEAQVMDWADDVAYSVHDVEDGLHAGHLDPNMLQADPERREVFAVAAGRYAPGAEEAALAEALDRLLDQEWWPHGYDGSAVAQARLKDATSQLIGRFCLAAESATRAAFGPGRLTRYHAELVVPRETRLECAVLKAVADRYVIQREDQEKLRADQRIVIAELAEALIARAPDGLDPQFRSLFAEADDDAGRLRAVIDQIAALTDASARSLRARLAAGRSGARAGG; from the coding sequence ATGAACGGCACAGCACGGACCGCAACGGAACAGCCCGGCATCGCCGGATACGACGCGCCGGACCTGGAGCGATGGGCCACCGAGCCCGACAAACGCCCTGGTCGCACCGCCTTCCAGCGGGACCGTGCGCGGGTGCTGCACTCCGCCGCGCTGCGCCGCCTCGCGGGCAAGACCCAGGTCGTCACGCCGGGCGTCAGCGGCCAGGCCTGGGACGCCAGCCCCCGTACGCGCCTCACCCACTCCCTGGAGTGCGCCCAAGTGGGCAGGGAGCTCGGAGCCGCCCTCGGCTGCGACCCCGACCTGGTGGAGGTCGCCTGTCTGGCCCACGACCTCGGCCACCCGCCCTTCGGGCACAACGGCGAGCAGGCGCTGAACGAAGTCGCCGAGGCCTGCGGCGGCTTCGAGGGCAACGCCCAGTCGCTGCGCCTCCTCGCCCGTCTGGAGCCCAAGCGCTTCGTGCCGGAGAAGCTCGACGGCGCCCCGACCGGGCGGCTGGTGAGCGTCGGCCTCAACCTCACCCGCGCCGCCCTCGACGCCGCCACCAAGTACCCCTGGCCGCGCGGCGGGCACCCCACCGACCCGGGCTCCCGGAAGTTCGGGGTCTACGCCGACGACGTGCCCGTCTTCGAGTGGTTCCGCCAGGGCGCCCCCGAGCACCGCAAGAGCTTCGAGGCCCAGGTCATGGACTGGGCCGACGACGTCGCCTACTCCGTGCACGACGTGGAGGACGGGCTGCACGCCGGCCACCTCGACCCCAACATGCTCCAGGCCGACCCCGAGCGCCGCGAGGTGTTCGCCGTGGCCGCCGGCCGCTACGCCCCGGGGGCGGAGGAGGCCGCGCTGGCCGAGGCCCTCGACCGCCTCCTCGACCAGGAGTGGTGGCCGCACGGCTACGACGGCTCGGCCGTCGCCCAGGCCCGCCTCAAGGACGCCACCAGCCAGCTCATCGGCCGTTTCTGCCTCGCCGCCGAGTCCGCCACCCGCGCCGCCTTCGGGCCGGGCCGGCTGACCCGCTACCACGCGGAGCTGGTCGTCCCCCGCGAGACCCGCCTGGAGTGCGCCGTGCTGAAGGCCGTCGCCGACCGCTACGTCATCCAGCGCGAGGACCAGGAGAAGCTCCGCGCCGACCAGCGGATCGTCATCGCCGAGCTGGCCGAGGCGCTCATCGCCCGCGCGCCCGACGGGCTCGACCCGCAGTTCCGCTCCCTCTTCGCCGAGGCCGACGACGACGCGGGGCGGCTGCGTGCCGTCATCGACCAGATCGCCGCGCTCACCGACGCCTCGGCCCGCTCCCTGCGGGCTCGCCTCGCGGCGGGGCGGTCGGGGGCCAGGGCCGGGGGGTGA